A single region of the Lacipirellulaceae bacterium genome encodes:
- the fliE gene encoding flagellar hook-basal body complex protein FliE: MNTIGNAAANQAFRLPPMPSAPAGAGEAQQSGSFKNFLLDSIQDVNAMQQQADVAVETLMTGGDVDPAEVLTAVQKADMAFRLMLQMRNKAMQAYQEIKDIRI, from the coding sequence ATGAACACCATCGGCAACGCTGCCGCCAACCAAGCTTTCCGACTTCCCCCCATGCCTTCGGCTCCCGCTGGTGCGGGCGAGGCACAGCAATCGGGTTCGTTCAAGAACTTCTTGCTCGACTCGATCCAGGATGTGAACGCAATGCAACAGCAGGCCGATGTGGCCGTTGAAACACTGATGACCGGAGGCGATGTCGATCCAGCGGAAGTACTCACTGCGGTTCAGAAAGCAGATATGGCTTTCCGACTGATGCTGCAAATGAGAAACAAGGCAATGCAAGCCTATCAAGAGATCAAAGATATTCGGATTTAA
- a CDS encoding FliI/YscN family ATPase, whose protein sequence is MDVLPQHINDAMLTGVTGSVVQTVGLTAAVADFPVPVGAMVTIDRQAGDTIEAAVVGFRENQTLVMPLSNLEGVRRGSRVRLVRTSRTLKVGEGLLGRVVDSRGRCIDGRPQPMLRQRLPLESQPVIPTERVRIDTALGTGVKAIDGLMTVGQGQRLGIFAGSGVGKSVLMGAMAQHTEADVTVVAMIGERGREVNEFIQRELGPEGLARSVVVAATSNEPALLRVQAAYAATTIAEYFRDAGKNVLLIMDSVTRFALAQREIGLAAGEPPATRGYPPSTFALLPKLVERAGKTTAGSITAFYTVLVEGDDENEPVADTMRGLLDGHVWLSRKLAERGHYPAINVLSSISRLMNDLISDEDRQATQILRELLAIYAENEDLVTIGAYRKGANPKLDAAVEMRDEINAFLCQSTREKHSLEDVRQQLRALVARVSLVNQPASNPESPAA, encoded by the coding sequence ATGGATGTCTTACCCCAACACATTAACGACGCGATGCTCACCGGCGTGACCGGTAGCGTCGTGCAGACGGTCGGCCTCACCGCTGCCGTCGCGGATTTTCCGGTCCCCGTGGGGGCGATGGTGACGATCGATCGCCAGGCGGGAGATACGATCGAGGCGGCAGTCGTTGGCTTTCGTGAGAACCAGACTCTGGTCATGCCCCTTAGCAACCTTGAAGGGGTGCGGCGTGGCAGCCGAGTTCGTTTGGTGCGGACGTCCCGAACTCTGAAGGTTGGCGAAGGGCTTCTTGGTCGAGTCGTCGATTCTCGCGGTCGTTGTATCGACGGACGCCCACAACCAATGTTGCGACAGCGTCTGCCCCTGGAATCTCAGCCGGTCATTCCGACGGAGCGCGTTCGGATTGATACGGCGCTGGGAACTGGTGTCAAAGCGATCGATGGGCTGATGACCGTCGGGCAAGGACAACGCTTGGGAATTTTCGCTGGGTCTGGTGTCGGGAAGAGCGTTCTCATGGGTGCGATGGCTCAGCACACCGAGGCCGATGTTACCGTCGTCGCGATGATTGGCGAACGTGGCCGTGAAGTGAACGAGTTCATCCAACGCGAATTAGGCCCCGAAGGATTGGCGCGAAGCGTCGTTGTCGCTGCAACAAGCAATGAACCGGCACTCCTCCGGGTTCAGGCGGCTTACGCAGCGACGACCATTGCGGAGTACTTTCGCGATGCGGGCAAAAACGTGTTATTGATTATGGACTCCGTTACGCGTTTCGCGCTCGCCCAACGCGAGATCGGACTCGCAGCGGGCGAACCGCCTGCAACGCGGGGCTATCCGCCCTCCACTTTTGCGCTGTTGCCGAAACTTGTTGAGCGTGCGGGCAAAACAACTGCCGGGAGCATCACCGCCTTCTATACCGTGCTGGTCGAAGGTGATGACGAGAACGAACCTGTGGCCGATACGATGCGGGGCTTGCTCGATGGTCATGTTTGGCTGTCGCGAAAACTGGCCGAGCGAGGCCACTACCCAGCAATCAACGTCCTCAGCAGCATCAGCCGTCTGATGAACGACCTCATTTCCGACGAGGACCGGCAGGCCACTCAGATCCTGCGAGAGCTGCTAGCCATTTACGCAGAGAACGAGGATTTGGTCACCATCGGTGCCTACCGCAAGGGTGCGAATCCCAAATTGGATGCGGCAGTGGAAATGCGGGACGAGATCAATGCCTTCTTGTGTCAATCAACACGAGAGAAGCACAGTTTGGAAGATGTACGC
- the flgC gene encoding flagellar basal body rod protein FlgC, whose translation MFSAFDVSTSGLVAQRTRLNAISSNLANMSTTRNERGEAAPYVPRYVTFETDAEVSTSGGGLGVQIGSVEYSNSQPRMKYEPGHPDANENGYVAYPDIDMTSEFVDALEATRAYEANLGVIEVTKDLGSRTLQILA comes from the coding sequence ATGTTTAGTGCTTTCGACGTCAGTACCAGCGGGCTTGTCGCTCAGCGAACGCGGCTCAACGCGATCTCTTCCAACCTTGCCAACATGAGTACTACGCGTAACGAACGCGGTGAGGCAGCGCCTTACGTGCCACGCTACGTTACCTTTGAGACAGATGCCGAAGTTTCGACTTCCGGCGGAGGCCTCGGCGTGCAGATTGGGAGCGTCGAGTATTCGAATTCACAGCCACGCATGAAGTACGAACCGGGGCACCCAGACGCGAACGAGAATGGCTATGTTGCCTATCCTGACATAGATATGACTAGCGAATTCGTCGACGCGTTGGAAGCAACACGAGCCTATGAGGCCAACTTAGGGGTAATTGAAGTCACCAAGGACCTGGGATCGAGGACGCTGCAGATACTGGCCTAG
- a CDS encoding ATP-binding protein has protein sequence MTNPAFQLDNTVPCGSEEPTLRLVAPDETQASPNEAVTEINEDASLETILAAWNDATHRLQQTHETLQGEVARLTDELEAKNRELARQERLADLGRMAGHVAHEVRNSLVPVTLYLSLLRRRLSSDAESLDILTKVEAGFTALDTTVNDLLNFTSQREPDWRSFLVRDLVDEIGESLAPQLEAQGIEITIDVPSETLLTADREMFRRALLNLTLNSLDVMNEGGDLVITSYDGPQGFELEIADSGPGFSEEQLSKLFDPFFTTKSTGTGLGLAIVQRIVSAHGGRISAMNCPEGGAAFTIELPRQAMKAAA, from the coding sequence ATGACTAATCCGGCTTTCCAACTTGATAACACAGTGCCATGTGGCAGCGAAGAACCCACGCTCCGACTGGTGGCGCCGGACGAGACGCAAGCCAGCCCGAACGAAGCGGTCACAGAAATCAACGAAGATGCCAGCCTCGAAACCATTCTTGCCGCGTGGAACGACGCGACACATCGGTTGCAGCAAACTCATGAGACGCTGCAGGGGGAAGTTGCGCGACTTACTGATGAACTCGAAGCCAAGAACCGAGAGCTTGCCCGGCAAGAACGCCTCGCAGATCTCGGGCGTATGGCCGGGCACGTTGCCCACGAAGTACGAAATAGTTTGGTCCCCGTGACCCTTTATTTGAGTCTGTTACGACGTCGGCTTTCCTCAGATGCGGAAAGTCTCGACATCCTTACGAAAGTGGAGGCAGGGTTTACCGCCCTCGACACGACAGTGAACGATCTATTGAATTTTACCAGTCAGCGTGAGCCCGATTGGCGCTCCTTTCTGGTTCGCGATTTGGTTGACGAGATTGGTGAGTCTCTCGCTCCTCAACTCGAAGCTCAAGGCATCGAAATCACGATCGACGTGCCCTCGGAGACACTGCTGACTGCGGACCGTGAAATGTTCCGTCGCGCATTGCTGAACTTGACGCTCAACTCGCTCGATGTGATGAACGAGGGAGGCGACCTCGTGATCACCTCGTACGACGGGCCTCAAGGGTTTGAGCTTGAAATCGCTGACAGCGGTCCAGGGTTCTCGGAAGAGCAACTAAGCAAACTGTTCGATCCCTTCTTCACCACAAAGAGTACGGGCACAGGCTTGGGATTGGCCATTGTTCAGCGAATCGTGTCGGCTCACGGCGGTCGTATCTCCGCGATGAATTGCCCTGAAGGTGGTGCAGCCTTCACAATTGAACTTCCCCGACAAGCAATGAAGGCCGCTGCATGA
- a CDS encoding FliH/SctL family protein, giving the protein MATIIKRQYQHTPEGSSLAGVAYNLTDMAGQAEQMLVGVQARADAIIKQAKADAAKIRSQAETEGRAAAEAAIERILDEKVAQQMKTLVPALQGAVHQIEESRQEWLQHWENSAVGLSAAIAERLVRGEISRRPEIATNWIREALELAAGSSELTIRLNPQDHETIASHVQQLTEAINPLAKARIEADETISLSGCRVETTYGTIDQQLETQLERIQQELN; this is encoded by the coding sequence ATGGCCACCATCATCAAACGTCAGTATCAGCACACACCCGAGGGGAGTTCCCTTGCCGGTGTCGCTTACAACTTGACGGATATGGCTGGGCAAGCGGAGCAGATGCTTGTCGGTGTGCAAGCCAGGGCAGACGCAATCATCAAGCAAGCCAAAGCAGATGCCGCGAAGATTCGCAGTCAGGCCGAGACTGAAGGTCGCGCCGCCGCCGAAGCGGCCATCGAGCGCATCCTCGACGAAAAGGTCGCCCAGCAAATGAAAACACTCGTGCCTGCTTTGCAGGGAGCGGTTCACCAAATCGAAGAGTCACGACAAGAGTGGCTTCAGCACTGGGAAAACTCAGCGGTCGGACTGTCCGCAGCGATTGCGGAGCGACTTGTCCGTGGAGAGATATCGCGTCGCCCGGAGATCGCCACAAATTGGATTCGCGAAGCGTTGGAGCTAGCCGCCGGCAGCAGTGAACTCACGATACGGCTCAATCCGCAAGACCACGAGACCATTGCCAGCCATGTGCAACAACTGACCGAGGCAATCAATCCACTCGCCAAAGCTCGCATTGAGGCCGACGAGACGATCAGCCTCAGTGGTTGTCGTGTGGAAACTACCTACGGCACCATCGACCAACAACTCGAAACCCAACTGGAAAGAATTCAACAGGAACTGAACTAA
- a CDS encoding sigma-54 dependent transcriptional regulator: MSPTNKKTQGRVLVVDDHAAARDSVIDVLRHAGYSVEGVASAVEALPVLEKSQAAEVPFQVVVTDLQMPGMDGLEFIREISQRRLRTQAIMVTAHATITSAVEAIRHGAFDYMEKPFDVNQLEQLVARAFARGQLVESQESSDSSPDDFNMVGNSPAMQLLRERIKQVAPTDETVLICGESGTGKELVARAVHALSQRSEGPLVSLNCPALSEQLAESELFGHRRGAFTGADTDRTGRFELAEGGAIFLDEITEIDLTLQAKLLRVLQERSFEPVGSSETRSADVRVLASSNRNLAEHIATGQFREDLYYRLAVVPLELPPLRERGEDVQQLADFFLEKAALRLSRKRCELANDARELFATYHWPGNVRELENLITRACVLNQGQPLTASELRPWLQQPEGCESSPIEETALPVGSSLEEVERAMIVATLEHYGGHRAKTAEALGIGVRTLSGKLRSYGYAPRTKQFSPEQDSVRQNLPIRSAEIADAA; encoded by the coding sequence ATGAGCCCTACCAATAAGAAAACCCAGGGTCGTGTTCTCGTTGTCGACGACCACGCGGCTGCGCGGGACTCGGTGATCGATGTGTTGCGACACGCCGGCTATTCGGTCGAGGGTGTGGCCAGTGCCGTTGAAGCACTACCTGTGTTGGAAAAGTCACAGGCGGCAGAGGTCCCATTTCAAGTAGTTGTCACCGATCTGCAAATGCCGGGCATGGACGGGCTGGAATTCATCCGCGAGATCTCGCAACGACGCTTGCGTACGCAGGCGATAATGGTCACCGCGCACGCCACGATTACCTCAGCGGTCGAGGCGATTCGGCACGGAGCGTTCGACTACATGGAAAAGCCGTTTGATGTCAATCAACTTGAGCAATTGGTTGCGCGTGCATTCGCACGGGGCCAGCTTGTTGAAAGTCAGGAGTCATCTGACTCGTCGCCGGACGATTTCAACATGGTTGGCAACAGCCCAGCGATGCAGCTCCTGCGTGAGCGGATCAAACAGGTAGCCCCGACCGACGAGACCGTACTCATCTGCGGCGAGAGTGGCACTGGCAAAGAGCTCGTGGCCCGTGCCGTGCATGCTCTGAGCCAACGCTCCGAGGGTCCGCTGGTAAGCCTCAATTGCCCTGCTCTTTCGGAGCAACTCGCTGAGAGTGAGCTCTTCGGACACCGTCGAGGTGCATTCACCGGGGCTGATACCGACCGAACGGGAAGGTTTGAATTGGCCGAGGGAGGTGCAATCTTCCTGGACGAAATTACGGAGATCGACCTGACGCTTCAAGCAAAACTGCTACGTGTGTTGCAAGAACGCAGCTTCGAGCCCGTTGGCTCGAGTGAAACACGCAGCGCGGACGTTCGCGTGTTAGCGAGTTCGAATCGGAACTTAGCCGAACACATCGCCACGGGACAGTTTCGTGAGGATCTTTATTATCGGCTCGCTGTGGTTCCGTTAGAGCTACCACCTTTGAGGGAACGCGGTGAAGACGTGCAACAATTAGCTGATTTCTTTTTGGAAAAAGCCGCTCTTCGGCTAAGCCGCAAGCGGTGTGAGTTGGCCAACGACGCCCGCGAGCTCTTCGCCACTTACCATTGGCCTGGCAATGTTCGCGAGTTGGAAAACTTGATCACGAGGGCTTGTGTCCTCAACCAAGGCCAACCACTCACGGCCAGCGAACTTCGCCCGTGGCTACAGCAGCCTGAAGGTTGTGAGTCGTCTCCGATCGAAGAAACCGCTTTGCCCGTCGGTTCCAGCCTGGAAGAGGTTGAGCGAGCGATGATCGTCGCAACGCTCGAACACTATGGTGGCCATCGAGCGAAGACTGCCGAGGCTCTGGGAATCGGTGTTCGTACACTCAGCGGCAAGCTGCGATCGTATGGATACGCGCCGCGGACGAAGCAATTCTCTCCTGAGCAGGATTCAGTGCGGCAGAATCTACCGATTCGTTCGGCAGAAATTGCCGATGCGGCTTAA
- a CDS encoding flagellar basal body rod protein FlgB produces the protein MISNLFDNSSVPVLEQVVNFTQARHGVLAGNLANLDTPGYQTRDLSVEDFQTSLKEAVEASRSQNAPSYSYCRSSVERPHADFTKVKDAMKSIKFHDESDVSLEKQVAEISKNQAKHNLALSLMTAQFRLLRAAITERA, from the coding sequence ATGATTTCCAATTTATTCGACAACTCGTCCGTCCCTGTTCTTGAGCAGGTTGTCAATTTCACGCAGGCACGCCACGGCGTTCTCGCGGGAAACTTGGCCAACTTGGACACGCCAGGCTATCAAACACGCGATCTGTCCGTTGAAGATTTTCAGACGAGTTTAAAGGAAGCCGTTGAGGCGAGTCGTAGTCAGAACGCTCCAAGCTACAGCTATTGCCGTAGTAGCGTTGAGCGACCTCACGCCGACTTCACGAAAGTGAAGGACGCTATGAAAAGCATCAAATTCCACGACGAGAGCGACGTGAGCCTGGAAAAACAGGTCGCTGAAATCTCCAAAAACCAAGCAAAACACAATTTGGCACTGAGCCTGATGACCGCCCAATTCCGGCTCCTCAGGGCAGCCATTACCGAAAGAGCATAA